One segment of Agrococcus sp. ProA11 DNA contains the following:
- the purD gene encoding phosphoribosylamine--glycine ligase → MRILVLGSGAREHAIISALLAEGGHEITAAPGNAGIKRDVETVRIDIKSPELVTEFASDGGFDLVVIGPEAPLVAGVADALQRAGVPVFGPTKAAARIEGSKSFAKDVMARAGVPTGVDTTATTMDEVRAALDASRPPYVLKADGLAAGKGVIVTEDRAAAEAHAEQFLPDGPVLIEEFLAGPEVSLFVLTDGVSVVPLAPAQDYKRLGEGDQGPNTGGMGAYSPLAWLAERFGSEQAFVDEVVERVALPTIRAMADAGTPFSGLLYCGLIVTQSGVKVIEFNARFGDPETQVVLPRIESGLADALLAAANGTLGSSAPLVWRDSAAVTVVLASEGYPGDPTTGRVITGVDEAAAIEGVHVLHAATGEGEHGLTATGGRVLNVVGTGATLAEARDRAYDALSRIELQGGQSRGDIAADA, encoded by the coding sequence GTGCGGATCCTGGTTCTCGGCAGCGGCGCGCGCGAGCACGCCATCATCTCGGCGCTCCTGGCGGAGGGTGGTCACGAGATCACCGCGGCCCCCGGCAACGCCGGCATCAAGCGCGATGTGGAGACCGTGCGCATCGACATCAAGTCGCCAGAGCTCGTCACCGAGTTCGCGAGCGACGGCGGCTTCGACCTAGTCGTGATCGGTCCGGAGGCGCCGCTCGTCGCGGGCGTGGCGGATGCCCTGCAGCGGGCAGGCGTGCCGGTCTTCGGCCCGACCAAGGCGGCCGCGCGCATCGAGGGCTCGAAGTCGTTCGCGAAGGACGTCATGGCGCGGGCCGGCGTCCCCACCGGGGTCGACACCACCGCGACGACCATGGACGAGGTGCGAGCGGCGCTCGACGCATCCCGCCCCCCGTACGTGCTGAAGGCCGACGGGCTCGCCGCCGGCAAGGGCGTCATCGTCACCGAGGATCGTGCAGCCGCGGAAGCCCACGCCGAGCAGTTCCTCCCCGATGGCCCAGTCCTGATCGAGGAGTTCCTCGCTGGCCCCGAGGTGAGCTTGTTCGTGCTCACGGATGGCGTCTCGGTCGTGCCGCTGGCTCCCGCGCAGGATTACAAGCGTCTCGGCGAGGGTGACCAGGGACCGAACACGGGTGGCATGGGCGCCTACTCGCCGCTGGCCTGGCTCGCCGAGCGCTTCGGCAGCGAGCAGGCGTTCGTCGATGAGGTCGTCGAGCGCGTTGCACTGCCCACCATCCGCGCCATGGCCGACGCCGGCACGCCCTTCTCCGGCCTGCTCTACTGCGGCCTCATCGTGACGCAGTCGGGCGTGAAGGTGATCGAGTTCAACGCGCGCTTCGGCGACCCCGAGACCCAGGTCGTGCTGCCCCGCATCGAGTCGGGGCTCGCGGATGCGCTGCTCGCGGCCGCGAACGGCACCCTCGGCTCCTCCGCACCGCTCGTCTGGCGCGACTCGGCCGCGGTGACCGTCGTGCTCGCGAGCGAGGGCTACCCGGGCGACCCGACGACGGGTCGGGTGATCACCGGCGTCGATGAGGCGGCGGCGATCGAGGGCGTGCACGTGCTGCACGCCGCGACCGGCGAGGGCGAGCACGGCCTGACGGCGACGGGCGGCCGGGTGCTCAACGTGGTCGGCACCGGCGCGACGCTCGCCGAGGCGCGCGACCGCGCGTACGACGCGCTCTCGCGGATCGAGCTGCAGGGCGGGCAGTCGCGCGGCGACATCGCCGCTGACGCATGA
- a CDS encoding sterol carrier family protein, translated as MDAVHAALAPDAERAERALAVRYTLQCLAERAPGKSVEVRVPPFGAVQAVAGPGHTRGTPPNVIELDVATWLALATGTETWAAALERGAVHASGVRADVSAWLPLVRLSA; from the coding sequence ATGGACGCGGTGCACGCGGCCCTCGCGCCCGACGCCGAGCGGGCCGAGCGTGCCCTCGCGGTGCGCTACACGCTGCAGTGCCTGGCCGAGCGAGCGCCCGGCAAGAGCGTCGAAGTGCGCGTGCCGCCGTTCGGCGCGGTGCAGGCGGTCGCGGGCCCTGGCCACACTCGCGGCACCCCGCCGAACGTGATCGAGCTCGACGTCGCGACGTGGTTGGCGCTCGCGACCGGCACCGAGACGTGGGCAGCGGCGCTCGAGCGCGGTGCGGTCCACGCCTCGGGCGTGCGCGCCGACGTGTCTGCCTGGCTGCCGCTCGTCCGCCTGTCGGCCTAG
- the purF gene encoding amidophosphoribosyltransferase, with translation MCGIVGIVSDSSVNQQVYDALALLQHRGQDSTGIATAEGRSIHVKKAKGQVREAFRTRDMRALLGELGLGHVRYATRGEAENELEAQPFYVNAPYGIVLVHNGNLTNSRELERELATVDYRHVNTGSDTEMLVNVLGSELQTLVASGALDADRVFTAVRRVHERIRGSYGVIALIAGHGMLAFRDPFGIRPLVLGSRTSPAGRTEWMVASESVALTGSGFQLERDVRPGEAIFITPDGELMSEMTHDSPVLVPCSFEYVYLARPDSVMNGINVYESRLRMGERLADTIEKYTPSGAIDVVMPIPDSSRPAAMEVARRLGIEYREGFYKNRYVGRTFIMPGQATRKKSVRQKLNALESEFRGKNVLVVDDSIVRGTTSREIVEMMHSVGTKTVTFTSAAPPVRYPHVYGINMPSRDELIASGRSIPEINEQLRSDFLVYQEVDDLQRAIIGDADISGLDMSCFTGEYVTGDVTPEYLEWVEQTQLS, from the coding sequence GTGTGCGGCATCGTCGGCATCGTCTCCGACTCGAGCGTGAACCAGCAGGTCTACGACGCCTTGGCGCTCCTGCAGCACCGAGGCCAGGACTCCACCGGTATCGCGACCGCCGAGGGTCGCTCGATCCACGTCAAGAAGGCCAAGGGGCAGGTGCGCGAGGCGTTCCGCACGCGCGACATGCGCGCGCTGCTGGGCGAGCTCGGGCTCGGGCACGTGCGCTACGCGACCCGCGGCGAGGCCGAGAACGAGCTCGAGGCGCAGCCCTTCTACGTCAACGCGCCCTACGGCATCGTGCTCGTGCACAACGGCAACCTGACGAACTCGCGGGAGCTCGAGCGTGAGCTCGCGACCGTCGACTACCGCCACGTCAACACCGGCAGCGACACCGAGATGCTCGTGAACGTGCTCGGTTCCGAGCTGCAGACGCTCGTCGCGAGCGGGGCGCTCGACGCCGACCGGGTCTTCACCGCCGTGCGCCGCGTGCACGAGCGCATCCGCGGCTCGTACGGCGTGATCGCCCTCATCGCGGGGCACGGCATGCTCGCGTTCCGCGACCCCTTCGGCATCCGCCCGCTGGTGCTGGGATCGCGCACGAGCCCCGCCGGGCGCACGGAGTGGATGGTCGCGAGCGAATCGGTGGCGCTCACCGGCTCCGGCTTCCAGCTCGAGCGCGATGTGCGACCGGGCGAGGCGATCTTCATCACGCCCGACGGCGAGCTCATGAGCGAGATGACGCACGACAGCCCGGTGCTGGTGCCGTGCTCGTTCGAGTACGTCTACCTCGCCCGGCCCGACTCGGTGATGAACGGCATCAACGTCTACGAGTCGCGGCTGCGGATGGGTGAACGGCTTGCCGACACCATCGAGAAGTACACGCCGTCCGGTGCGATCGACGTGGTGATGCCGATTCCCGACTCGTCGCGCCCCGCCGCGATGGAGGTGGCGCGCCGATTGGGCATCGAGTACCGCGAGGGGTTCTACAAGAACCGCTACGTCGGTCGCACCTTCATCATGCCCGGTCAGGCCACCCGCAAGAAGTCGGTGCGGCAGAAGCTCAACGCGCTCGAGAGCGAGTTCCGCGGCAAGAACGTGCTCGTGGTCGACGACTCGATCGTGCGCGGCACGACCAGTCGCGAGATCGTCGAGATGATGCACTCGGTCGGCACCAAGACCGTGACGTTCACGTCGGCCGCGCCGCCCGTGCGCTACCCGCACGTGTATGGCATCAACATGCCCTCCCGCGACGAGCTGATCGCCTCCGGTCGGAGCATCCCCGAGATCAACGAGCAGCTGCGCAGCGACTTCCTCGTCTACCAGGAGGTCGACGACCTGCAGCGGGCGATCATCGGCGACGCCGACATCTCGGGCCTCGACATGTCGTGCTTCACCGGCGAGTACGTCACCGGCGACGTCACACCCGAGTATCTCGAGTGGGTCGAGCAAACGCAGCTGAGCTGA
- a CDS encoding LysR family transcriptional regulator, whose amino-acid sequence MEIRVVRYFLTICELGTMHAAADELHVAQPSLSRQIRRLEAELGFTLFERAARGLTLTPAGHTFRPVAAELVQRADHAATTARAIARGSSGGLTLAAAPTTVTDIVAPFVATEPGGAAVIDVVESATEGLYALVERGEADVAIGTRVPPSTMESVVIGSAFLWAQVPIEHELSGSQGVPLPRLLQEPLIVMAEGHAVRRMFEAALTRAGLTYSPAFETGSPATAQALAASGRGVCILSDDPRFELAAVPILDHRRTMTITLYGVWQHGHFAADEIREVVSGVGDFVARLYPQAAQPPAP is encoded by the coding sequence ATGGAGATCCGCGTCGTCAGATATTTCTTGACCATCTGCGAGTTGGGCACGATGCACGCCGCCGCCGACGAGCTCCACGTCGCGCAGCCATCGCTCAGCCGGCAGATCCGCAGGCTCGAGGCCGAGCTCGGATTCACGCTGTTCGAACGAGCCGCGAGGGGGCTCACCCTCACGCCCGCGGGGCACACGTTCCGACCCGTCGCGGCGGAGCTGGTGCAGCGCGCCGACCACGCCGCCACCACTGCGCGCGCCATCGCCCGCGGCTCCTCCGGCGGCCTCACGCTCGCCGCGGCACCGACCACGGTGACCGACATCGTGGCGCCGTTCGTCGCGACCGAGCCCGGCGGGGCCGCCGTGATCGACGTGGTCGAGTCGGCGACCGAGGGCCTCTACGCGCTCGTCGAGCGCGGCGAGGCGGACGTCGCGATCGGCACTCGCGTGCCGCCGAGCACGATGGAGTCGGTCGTGATCGGGTCTGCGTTCCTCTGGGCACAGGTGCCGATCGAGCACGAGTTGAGCGGCTCGCAGGGCGTGCCGCTGCCGCGGCTGCTGCAGGAGCCGCTCATCGTGATGGCGGAGGGGCACGCCGTGCGCCGCATGTTCGAGGCGGCGCTCACCCGCGCGGGACTGACATACTCCCCCGCCTTCGAGACCGGCTCTCCCGCGACCGCCCAGGCTCTCGCCGCATCCGGCCGCGGTGTCTGCATCCTCTCCGACGACCCGCGCTTCGAGCTCGCCGCGGTGCCGATCCTCGATCACCGCCGCACCATGACGATCACCCTCTACGGCGTCTGGCAGCACGGGCACTTCGCTGCCGACGAGATCCGGGAGGTGGTCTCGGGGGTGGGCGACTTCGTCGCGCGGCTCTACCCGCAGGCGGCGCAGCCGCCCGCCCCCTGA
- a CDS encoding ABC transporter substrate-binding protein — MARSPIRTTAVLAAVALALTGCAAGSTPSGSEAPSDGGTDVLAVAASAAVTTWDPIASFSTEALYMGNLYETLLQRNPVGSDDDYTNLLAESYETSDDGLSWTFTLREGVSFHDGEPLNADAVVQSVEAAKERGGASFIWAPVESVEATDERTVVFTLAYAAPLDLIVASTYGAWIVSPAALDAVSADETYFEAGIEAGTGPYTLRDYAPGERVVLEAFDGYWNADAASHYEIVDVSITPDAVTAQQMLTSGEVQFATTLPLENVDQVAEQIDAEVRATPSPFSFLAYFNTTREPLNDPLVRQALSYAIPYQDLIDVGAHGYGTQSFGPVPQGIFPFSEDVDQYTYDLDRARELLAEAGNADGFSLSLTYASENAAEARFVPLIADSFAQIGVELEVRGELFTQQWEAAKADPASAQDIFVVYYWPTYSDAGSDNLYSLFHSSDEPFFNLSYWSNAEYDALVDEAGTLTGTDRDAAQAMYVDAMQLLVDQAPGAFLYDAQVVTVVPADLQVAPFNENYPFTTFFANIRPTE, encoded by the coding sequence ATGGCACGAAGCCCGATCCGCACCACCGCGGTCCTCGCCGCCGTCGCGCTCGCCCTCACGGGCTGCGCCGCCGGCAGCACGCCCAGCGGCAGCGAGGCGCCCTCTGACGGGGGCACCGACGTGCTGGCCGTCGCCGCCTCCGCGGCCGTCACCACCTGGGATCCGATCGCATCGTTCTCGACCGAGGCCCTCTACATGGGCAACCTCTACGAGACCCTGCTGCAGCGCAACCCGGTCGGCTCCGACGACGACTACACCAACCTGCTCGCCGAGTCCTACGAGACCAGCGACGACGGCCTCAGCTGGACGTTCACGCTGCGCGAGGGCGTCAGCTTCCACGACGGCGAGCCGCTGAACGCAGACGCGGTCGTGCAGAGCGTCGAGGCTGCCAAGGAGCGCGGCGGCGCATCGTTCATCTGGGCGCCGGTCGAGAGCGTCGAGGCGACGGATGAGCGCACGGTGGTCTTCACGCTCGCCTACGCGGCGCCGCTCGATCTCATCGTCGCGTCGACCTACGGTGCCTGGATCGTCTCGCCCGCGGCACTCGACGCCGTGAGCGCCGACGAGACCTACTTCGAAGCGGGCATCGAGGCGGGCACCGGCCCCTACACGCTCCGCGACTACGCTCCCGGCGAGCGCGTCGTGCTGGAGGCCTTCGACGGCTACTGGAACGCCGATGCAGCGTCGCACTACGAGATCGTGGACGTCTCGATCACGCCCGACGCCGTCACCGCGCAGCAGATGCTCACGAGCGGTGAGGTGCAGTTCGCCACCACGCTGCCGCTCGAGAACGTCGACCAGGTCGCCGAGCAGATCGACGCGGAGGTGCGGGCCACGCCGTCGCCGTTCAGCTTCCTCGCCTACTTCAACACCACGCGCGAACCGCTGAACGACCCGCTCGTGCGCCAGGCGCTGAGCTACGCCATCCCCTACCAGGACCTCATCGACGTCGGCGCGCACGGCTACGGCACGCAGTCGTTCGGTCCGGTGCCGCAGGGCATCTTCCCCTTCTCCGAGGACGTCGACCAGTACACCTACGACCTCGACCGGGCCCGCGAGCTGCTGGCCGAGGCCGGGAACGCCGATGGTTTCAGCCTGTCGCTGACCTACGCATCCGAGAACGCGGCGGAGGCACGCTTCGTGCCGCTCATCGCCGACTCCTTCGCGCAGATCGGCGTCGAGCTGGAGGTGCGCGGCGAGCTGTTCACCCAGCAGTGGGAGGCCGCCAAGGCTGACCCCGCCAGCGCGCAGGACATCTTCGTCGTCTACTACTGGCCCACCTACTCGGATGCCGGCTCCGACAACCTCTACTCGCTGTTCCACTCGAGCGACGAGCCGTTCTTCAACCTCTCCTACTGGAGCAACGCCGAGTACGACGCGCTCGTCGACGAGGCTGGCACGCTGACCGGCACCGACCGGGATGCGGCGCAGGCGATGTACGTCGACGCGATGCAGCTGCTGGTCGACCAGGCTCCTGGCGCCTTCCTCTACGACGCCCAGGTGGTGACCGTGGTGCCGGCCGACCTGCAGGTGGCGCCGTTCAACGAGAACTACCCGTTCACGACGTTCTTCGCGAACATCCGCCCCACCGAGTGA
- a CDS encoding ABC transporter permease — MFRFAAVRLGSAVGVLLVLSLVVFVLARVIPSNPAAVYAGIRARPEELARVREQLGLDDPLPLQYLNYLLGLVTGQWGDSLTTKRPVLDELASRLPATLELLGTAMLLALVVGVVLGVVAARKPGGVLDGTVRFLSIGGVSMPHFWLGLLLQVLVVGGLGLLPATGQFSREIDYISPITPVTGFALFDALITGNMTAWLDGLQHLVLPAITLAAYPTGLIARMTRASMLEVLSQDYIFTANAYGLRDGLIRWRLALKNALPPTMTIVGLAAAYGLTSTFFVEVVFNWPGIGQFATNAMLAVDYPSIMAITMLGAGAYLLANFLVDVVQAKLDPRVAIA, encoded by the coding sequence ATGTTCCGCTTCGCAGCTGTCAGGCTCGGCAGCGCCGTCGGCGTGCTGCTCGTGCTCAGCCTGGTGGTCTTCGTGCTCGCTCGCGTGATCCCCTCGAATCCCGCCGCCGTGTACGCGGGCATCAGGGCCAGGCCCGAGGAGCTCGCTCGCGTGCGCGAGCAGCTCGGCCTGGACGACCCCTTGCCGCTGCAGTACCTCAACTACCTGCTCGGACTCGTCACCGGCCAGTGGGGCGACTCGCTGACGACCAAGCGACCCGTGCTCGATGAGCTCGCGTCGCGGCTGCCCGCGACGCTCGAGCTGCTCGGCACCGCGATGCTGCTCGCGCTCGTCGTGGGGGTCGTGCTGGGCGTCGTCGCGGCTCGCAAGCCCGGTGGCGTGCTCGACGGCACGGTGCGCTTCCTGTCCATCGGCGGCGTCTCGATGCCGCACTTCTGGCTCGGACTGCTGCTGCAGGTGCTGGTCGTCGGCGGCCTCGGCCTGCTGCCGGCCACCGGGCAGTTCTCGCGGGAGATCGACTACATCAGCCCGATCACGCCGGTGACCGGCTTCGCGCTCTTCGACGCGCTCATCACCGGCAACATGACGGCCTGGCTCGACGGGCTCCAGCACCTCGTGCTGCCCGCCATCACCCTCGCCGCCTACCCGACGGGACTGATCGCTCGCATGACCCGCGCATCCATGCTCGAAGTCCTCAGCCAGGACTACATCTTCACGGCCAACGCCTACGGCCTGCGCGACGGCCTGATCCGGTGGCGGCTCGCGCTGAAGAACGCGCTGCCGCCCACGATGACCATCGTCGGCCTCGCCGCCGCCTACGGCCTCACCAGCACCTTCTTCGTCGAGGTCGTCTTCAACTGGCCGGGCATCGGCCAGTTCGCGACCAACGCGATGCTCGCGGTCGACTACCCGTCGATCATGGCGATCACCATGCTGGGCGCCGGCGCCTACCTGCTGGCGAACTTCCTCGTCGACGTGGTGCAGGCCAAGCTCGATCCGAGGGTGGCCATCGCATGA
- a CDS encoding ABC transporter permease, whose product MTSTAVPMPTLIPVGDPPLRKLARVLRTDPLAALGLAIVLLMLVLAVAGPLLAPYPEQGAGVTNASDRLLAPSAAHWLGTDQLGRDVLSRIIMGASPALSISLAVVAAAALIGIPIGAIAGYRGGWLDGLLMRVTEIFQAFPPLLLAMITVALLGPSLLNAGIALAISWWPWYARLVRAEARSLRDRPFVEAARAIGVPAWQIVPRHILRNSLTPVLVQATVDIGAVVLAAGSLAFIGLGAQAPSPDWGLMVSEGRGQIFTSWWVSTFPGLAIFVTVLGFNLLGDAFRDLLDPRRVQR is encoded by the coding sequence ATGACCTCGACCGCCGTGCCCATGCCGACCCTCATCCCCGTCGGTGACCCGCCGCTGCGCAAGCTCGCGCGCGTGCTGCGCACCGACCCGCTCGCGGCGCTCGGCCTTGCGATCGTGCTGCTGATGCTCGTGCTCGCGGTCGCCGGCCCGCTGCTCGCCCCCTACCCGGAGCAGGGCGCCGGTGTCACGAACGCGTCGGACCGCCTGCTCGCGCCCAGCGCCGCGCACTGGCTCGGCACCGACCAGCTGGGCCGCGACGTGCTCAGCCGCATCATCATGGGCGCGAGCCCCGCGCTGTCCATCTCGCTCGCGGTCGTGGCGGCCGCAGCCCTCATCGGGATCCCGATCGGCGCGATCGCCGGCTACCGCGGAGGCTGGCTCGACGGCCTGCTGATGCGCGTCACCGAGATCTTCCAGGCGTTCCCGCCGCTGCTGCTGGCGATGATCACGGTCGCGCTGCTCGGACCGAGCCTGCTCAACGCAGGCATCGCGCTCGCGATCTCCTGGTGGCCCTGGTACGCGCGGCTCGTGCGCGCCGAGGCTCGCTCCCTGCGCGACCGGCCGTTCGTCGAGGCGGCCCGGGCGATCGGCGTGCCGGCCTGGCAGATCGTGCCCCGGCACATCCTGCGCAACTCCCTCACGCCCGTGCTCGTGCAGGCGACGGTCGACATCGGTGCTGTCGTCCTCGCCGCCGGGTCGCTCGCCTTCATCGGTCTCGGCGCGCAGGCGCCATCGCCCGACTGGGGACTGATGGTCTCCGAGGGCCGCGGCCAGATCTTCACCTCCTGGTGGGTCTCGACCTTCCCCGGCCTGGCGATCTTCGTCACGGTGCTCGGCTTCAACCTGCTCGGCGACGCGTTCCGCGATCTCCTCGACCCGAGGCGGGTGCAGCGATGA
- a CDS encoding ABC transporter ATP-binding protein — MSALLQVEALQIEFVDRGTATNRPLRGISLSVAPGEILGLVGETGSGKTLTGLAVLGRLPRGARASGRIVVDGVEQDLSRPGTLGGDVISIVFQNPGTAFNPVFTLGRQMRDVLRRRRVPRESERSRILEMLGEVGLPDPERVMAAYPHELSGGMLQRAMIAMALLCEPKLLILDEPTTALDVTVAKQILDLVRRLRDRFGFGALLITHNLAVVHEACDSVAVLYAGRVVEHGQADAVLTEPAHPYSRGLLAALPAGREPGELLVAIPGSVPGNLLAISGCAFAARCPIAIDACTATDPPLMPAGEQHTAACIRIGVHA, encoded by the coding sequence ATGAGCGCGCTGCTGCAGGTCGAAGCGCTCCAGATCGAGTTCGTCGACAGGGGCACCGCCACGAACCGCCCGCTGCGGGGCATCTCGCTGTCGGTCGCGCCCGGAGAGATCCTCGGCCTGGTCGGGGAGACCGGCAGCGGCAAGACCCTCACCGGGCTCGCGGTGCTCGGTCGGCTGCCGCGCGGAGCCAGAGCCAGCGGCCGGATCGTCGTCGATGGCGTCGAGCAGGATCTCTCCCGACCCGGCACGCTCGGCGGCGACGTCATCTCGATCGTCTTCCAGAACCCCGGCACCGCGTTCAACCCGGTCTTCACGCTCGGCCGCCAGATGCGGGATGTGCTCAGGCGCCGACGCGTGCCTCGCGAGAGCGAGCGATCGCGCATCCTCGAGATGCTGGGCGAGGTCGGGCTCCCCGACCCCGAGCGCGTCATGGCGGCCTACCCGCACGAGCTCTCCGGCGGCATGCTGCAGCGCGCGATGATCGCGATGGCGCTCCTGTGCGAGCCGAAGCTGCTCATCCTCGACGAGCCGACCACGGCGCTCGACGTCACCGTCGCCAAGCAGATCCTCGACCTGGTGCGCAGGCTGCGCGACCGCTTCGGCTTCGGCGCGCTGCTCATCACGCACAACCTCGCCGTGGTGCACGAGGCGTGCGACTCGGTCGCAGTGCTGTACGCCGGGCGGGTCGTGGAGCACGGGCAGGCGGATGCGGTGCTCACCGAGCCCGCGCATCCCTACTCCCGCGGGCTGCTGGCCGCGCTGCCGGCCGGGCGCGAGCCTGGTGAGCTGCTCGTCGCGATCCCCGGCTCGGTTCCGGGCAACCTGCTGGCCATCTCGGGCTGCGCGTTCGCCGCGCGATGCCCGATCGCGATCGACGCGTGCACCGCCACCGACCCGCCGCTGATGCCCGCGGGCGAACAGCACACGGCCGCCTGCATCCGGATCGGGGTGCACGCATGA
- a CDS encoding ATP-binding cassette domain-containing protein: MSAAPETATSVGVATPVLSVDHITKVFRVRRREVRAVDDVSFSIAPGETLGLVGESGSGKSTVARCALRLIEPSSGSSAVDGVRLDGLGARELRRLRARTGVVFQNPIAALDPRSSVEASIAEPLRTHTRLRGTALRRRVHELLDEVGLASAQAGRLPHQLSGGQAQRVGIARALATTPQLLVLDEPTSALDVSVQAQVLNLLHRLRAEHALAYLLISHDLDVVRHMSDEAAVMRHGRIVEHGPASTVLVHPQHEYTQQLLASMPAAPAAARRAAAHPAADRSTVT, from the coding sequence ATGAGCGCCGCGCCCGAGACCGCGACCTCCGTCGGCGTCGCGACGCCCGTGCTCTCCGTCGACCACATCACCAAGGTGTTCCGCGTGCGCCGCCGGGAGGTGCGCGCCGTCGACGATGTCTCGTTCTCGATTGCGCCCGGCGAGACGCTGGGACTCGTGGGGGAGTCGGGCTCCGGCAAGAGCACCGTCGCGCGCTGCGCGCTGCGCCTGATCGAGCCCAGCAGCGGCAGCAGCGCCGTCGACGGCGTCCGGCTCGACGGGCTCGGCGCTCGCGAGCTGCGCCGGCTCCGCGCCCGCACGGGCGTGGTGTTCCAGAACCCCATCGCCGCGCTCGACCCGCGCTCGAGCGTCGAGGCGTCGATCGCCGAGCCGCTGCGCACGCATACGCGACTGCGCGGCACCGCGCTGCGCCGCCGCGTGCACGAGCTGCTCGACGAGGTGGGCCTGGCGAGCGCGCAGGCCGGCAGGCTGCCGCACCAGCTCTCCGGCGGTCAGGCGCAGCGCGTCGGCATCGCCCGCGCGCTCGCGACCACGCCCCAGCTGCTCGTGCTCGACGAACCCACCAGCGCGCTCGACGTCTCCGTGCAGGCGCAGGTGCTGAACCTGCTGCACCGGCTTCGCGCCGAGCACGCGCTGGCGTACCTGCTCATCTCCCACGACCTCGACGTCGTGCGCCACATGAGCGACGAGGCCGCGGTGATGCGCCACGGGCGGATCGTCGAGCACGGGCCCGCCTCCACCGTGCTCGTGCACCCGCAGCACGAGTACACCCAGCAGTTGCTGGCGTCGATGCCCGCAGCGCCCGCAGCCGCGCGGCGCGCGGCAGCGCATCCCGCGGCAGACAGGAGCACCGTCACATGA
- a CDS encoding serine hydrolase codes for MTETIPGAAAHLARPPRYPGEQPGALTLDSWQEAPHNRWAFSHVEQLVPTMPISRQRPEEEAPSMGLDHLSGVPAVLERLTDSCTDALVVVHRGRVVAEHFAPGRRRSDRHLLMSVSKSLCGLVVGTLVDDGLLRTDQRVDSIVPDLVGSAYGSATVQQVLDMTADVDYAEDYDDQDSEVRVQDRVAGWLSARPGDPLDTYAFLSGLAGTQEHGSRWRYLSAGTDVLAWIVETVTGQRYADAVADRLWSGLGADRDALVTVDRGGFAFANGGISCTVRDLARVGELVLGGGVIHGERIVSAAWIDRTVTGGDADAAAGSAYQQVHPAGRYSQQWWVTGNERGNVYASGIHGQYVWIDPPTETVIAKVSSLPVPITIAWNRAHAELFTDICAALERR; via the coding sequence ATGACCGAGACGATCCCGGGTGCCGCAGCCCATCTCGCTCGTCCGCCGCGCTATCCCGGCGAGCAGCCGGGGGCGCTGACGCTCGACAGCTGGCAGGAGGCTCCGCACAACCGCTGGGCCTTCTCCCACGTCGAGCAGCTCGTCCCGACGATGCCGATCAGCCGGCAGCGGCCGGAGGAGGAGGCGCCGTCGATGGGCCTCGACCACCTGTCCGGGGTGCCGGCCGTCCTCGAGCGCCTCACCGACTCGTGCACGGATGCGCTCGTCGTGGTGCACAGGGGTCGGGTCGTCGCAGAGCACTTCGCGCCCGGCCGTCGCCGCTCCGACCGGCATCTGCTGATGAGCGTCTCGAAGTCGCTCTGCGGCCTGGTGGTCGGCACCCTCGTCGACGACGGCCTGCTGCGCACCGACCAGCGGGTCGACAGCATCGTGCCCGATCTCGTGGGCTCCGCGTACGGCTCGGCGACAGTGCAGCAGGTGCTCGACATGACCGCCGACGTCGACTACGCCGAGGACTACGACGACCAGGACTCCGAGGTGCGCGTGCAGGATCGCGTCGCCGGCTGGCTCTCCGCGCGGCCCGGCGACCCGCTCGACACCTACGCGTTCCTGAGCGGCCTCGCGGGCACGCAGGAGCACGGCTCGCGCTGGCGCTACCTCTCCGCCGGCACCGACGTGCTCGCGTGGATCGTCGAGACGGTCACGGGGCAGCGCTACGCGGACGCCGTCGCGGACCGCCTCTGGTCAGGGCTCGGCGCCGACCGCGACGCGCTCGTCACGGTCGACCGGGGCGGCTTCGCCTTCGCGAACGGCGGCATCTCGTGCACGGTCCGCGATCTCGCCCGCGTCGGCGAGCTCGTGCTCGGCGGTGGCGTCATCCACGGCGAGCGGATCGTCTCGGCGGCGTGGATCGACCGGACGGTCACCGGCGGCGACGCCGACGCCGCCGCGGGCAGCGCCTACCAGCAGGTGCACCCTGCCGGCCGCTACTCGCAGCAGTGGTGGGTCACCGGCAACGAGCGCGGCAACGTCTACGCCTCCGGCATCCACGGCCAGTACGTCTGGATCGACCCGCCGACCGAGACCGTGATCGCGAAGGTGTCGTCGCTGCCCGTGCCGATCACCATCGCCTGGAACCGCGCGCACGCCGAGCTGTTCACCGACATCTGCGCGGCGCTCGAGCGGCGCTGA